Proteins found in one Nostoc sp. NIES-3756 genomic segment:
- a CDS encoding family 3 adenylate cyclase, whose protein sequence is MTSKFTTDQYNPALFDITQDIIGSLPLTLIKQWLLSEQTQQATLELLEPYKVKGYSISSDSAGLTKLTKQKGLLEILAIINQPKEIVYSVGTAIGGEGVGIWAADNTQMFYPASVKPETVLSALLTIQREISQRCQIKIGIGAHYGEFYYINGGLYGLEADAIEEIAENDTEGGEIVISQGFYELLPTNHNFSITQKGEAVTEIGKLFRVVDGSSLAEIPPLNPQYPIPYSKEFYADLLAYGNRLTDAAFGKQLGDKYLENKVVVLIERQTEEAESHEIGMFTNLALSAELKDTGLQLLQKYSGVEVKVVGSIGIYVFDEADTALKFAQAFRQELAAQNIASRTGLDAGSILLFDLAFGGRDIAGNPVNVASKMAQDKGEFGKLYLSSTMKTLVDVSQFKEITYTVSGVEITIYEA, encoded by the coding sequence ATGACTAGCAAATTTACAACAGATCAATATAACCCAGCCTTATTTGACATTACTCAAGATATTATCGGTAGCTTACCACTCACACTAATTAAACAGTGGCTATTGAGTGAGCAAACCCAACAAGCAACATTAGAATTACTAGAACCTTATAAAGTTAAAGGTTATAGCATATCTTCCGACTCTGCTGGTCTAACTAAGCTAACTAAACAAAAAGGCTTATTAGAAATCTTGGCAATTATCAATCAACCAAAGGAAATTGTCTATAGTGTTGGTACTGCCATTGGTGGAGAAGGTGTTGGTATCTGGGCTGCTGACAATACTCAAATGTTCTACCCCGCATCAGTGAAGCCTGAGACTGTTCTGTCTGCGCTATTAACTATCCAACGCGAAATTAGCCAACGTTGTCAAATCAAAATCGGCATCGGCGCACACTATGGAGAGTTTTACTATATTAACGGTGGCTTGTATGGTCTAGAAGCTGATGCGATCGAAGAAATTGCTGAGAACGATACTGAAGGCGGTGAGATAGTCATCAGTCAAGGCTTCTATGAACTCTTACCAACTAACCACAATTTTAGTATTACTCAAAAAGGCGAAGCTGTAACCGAAATAGGTAAGCTTTTCCGAGTTGTAGATGGGTCAAGTTTGGCAGAAATACCACCTTTAAACCCCCAATATCCGATTCCTTATTCTAAAGAGTTTTATGCAGACTTATTAGCATATGGAAATCGTCTGACTGATGCTGCGTTTGGTAAGCAGTTAGGCGATAAATATTTGGAGAACAAAGTAGTTGTCCTGATTGAAAGACAAACTGAAGAAGCTGAATCCCATGAAATTGGCATGTTTACCAACCTAGCTCTTTCAGCCGAACTCAAGGATACTGGTTTACAACTTTTGCAAAAATATAGTGGTGTGGAAGTTAAGGTAGTTGGTTCTATCGGTATTTATGTTTTTGATGAAGCTGATACCGCACTCAAATTTGCTCAAGCATTCCGTCAAGAACTAGCCGCACAAAATATTGCTTCTCGTACAGGTCTTGATGCTGGTTCCATCTTACTTTTTGACTTAGCTTTTGGTGGTAGAGACATTGCAGGAAATCCAGTTAATGTTGCGTCTAAAATGGCTCAAGATAAAGGTGAGTTTGGCAAATTATATTTGAGTTCCACAATGAAAACATTGGTAGACGTAAGCCAATTCAAAGAGATTACCTATACAGTTTCTGGAGTAGAAATTACTATCTACGAAGCTTAA
- a CDS encoding GUN4 domain-containing protein yields the protein MMLAKKQKKLITYESITIYQKNYKFPVLKNANLKRVQKKIKRCQNLIKNDTKYYSYFWGVVKRKKEISQGEVLAEIKLLIKDYSQLIDFLENYKDSYQDFLIKFIDDWKNLFSQKYIEIEKINEERNKLEFKNINNHQILEKLKWEKKENLKSTLLLSNTNLLILEKVKILSEGIKELTEDTKKQKQAIRQIIKDIEVYQEIYEYQIKSTKIRQEIAKIAETAINLENSLQDCFSPFQSLIDELVKIDANFYATVGEIQNLTSSTLNSQANLLTIQDTNTVPHNILNLLVASYEKKDRLQDAFLRSQFLNEPINHVELSKEEITVNQAIYLISNYMSTQLVAQKKVLGIVEIDIPHLSDEPTIEKVELEEPFNNDIEFNPEFEKNISIDYGRLQTLLAQYKWQEADIETAKLMLQVMGKNYWNEVYKEDILNFSCQDFHKIDQLWQQYSRGYFGFSVQLSIWHEIGGQVDYETKKKLGDRLGWRKEGNWLNYNQLTFKLSPTIPMGHLPVKWLHYDQDMFDMSAHSSAESLSMGAWRVGSWLIWQMHLFFIRAKICHETSS from the coding sequence ATGATGCTAGCTAAAAAGCAAAAAAAACTAATTACTTATGAATCAATTACAATTTATCAAAAAAATTATAAATTTCCCGTTCTGAAAAATGCCAACTTAAAAAGAGTTCAAAAAAAAATTAAGAGATGTCAAAATTTAATTAAGAATGATACAAAGTATTATTCTTATTTTTGGGGAGTAGTTAAACGAAAAAAAGAAATTAGCCAAGGGGAAGTTTTAGCAGAAATTAAACTATTAATTAAAGATTATAGCCAATTAATAGATTTTTTAGAAAATTATAAAGATAGTTATCAAGATTTTTTAATAAAATTTATAGATGACTGGAAAAATCTGTTTAGTCAAAAATATATTGAAATCGAAAAGATTAATGAAGAAAGAAATAAGCTAGAGTTCAAGAATATAAATAATCATCAAATTTTAGAAAAACTTAAGTGGGAAAAGAAAGAAAACTTAAAATCAACATTACTGTTAAGTAATACTAACCTTTTGATTTTAGAAAAAGTCAAAATACTCAGCGAAGGAATTAAGGAATTAACAGAAGATACTAAAAAGCAGAAGCAAGCTATTAGGCAAATAATTAAAGATATAGAAGTATATCAAGAAATTTATGAATATCAAATCAAATCTACAAAAATTCGTCAAGAAATAGCTAAAATAGCGGAGACAGCAATTAATTTAGAAAATTCTCTACAAGATTGCTTTAGTCCATTTCAGTCTTTAATAGATGAGTTGGTAAAAATAGATGCAAATTTTTACGCAACTGTAGGAGAGATTCAAAACTTAACCAGCAGTACTTTAAATTCTCAAGCAAATCTTCTAACAATACAAGATACTAATACAGTTCCTCATAATATACTCAATTTACTAGTAGCAAGTTATGAGAAAAAAGATAGATTACAAGATGCTTTTTTGCGATCGCAGTTTTTAAATGAACCAATTAATCATGTTGAGTTGAGTAAAGAGGAGATAACTGTAAATCAAGCGATTTACTTAATATCTAACTATATGTCTACTCAACTGGTTGCGCAAAAAAAGGTGTTAGGGATAGTAGAAATAGATATTCCTCACCTCAGTGATGAGCCTACTATAGAAAAAGTAGAACTTGAGGAACCATTCAATAATGATATTGAGTTCAACCCAGAATTTGAAAAAAATATATCTATTGATTACGGCAGACTACAAACTCTTCTAGCACAGTATAAGTGGCAAGAAGCAGATATTGAGACTGCTAAATTAATGCTACAAGTCATGGGTAAAAATTATTGGAATGAAGTTTATAAAGAAGATATTCTGAATTTCTCTTGTCAAGATTTCCATAAAATTGATCAACTTTGGCAACAATATAGTCGTGGTTACTTTGGCTTTAGTGTTCAGCTAAGTATTTGGCATGAAATAGGTGGACAAGTAGATTATGAAACAAAAAAGAAGTTAGGCGATCGCCTGGGTTGGCGCAAGGAGGGAAACTGGTTAAATTACAACCAACTAACTTTTAAATTATCTCCGACAATACCAATGGGACACCTACCAGTCAAATGGTTACATTACGACCAAGATATGTTTGATATGTCAGCACACTCATCTGCCGAATCTTTATCTATGGGTGCTTGGCGGGTTGGTTCTTGGCTAATATGGCAGATGCACTTATTTTTTATTCGTGCAAAAATTTGTCATGAAACTTCATCCTGA
- a CDS encoding GNAT family N-acetyltransferase: MEKIFTPRLELVPFKLELVEKAILGNAELASFMGVRVLSDWHEQDFFVSLPFIADILHQYPLQGEWGWGTLIIHRAENILIGHVMVKIIPDSTGSPSGSLEIGYYVASLYRRQGYASEATKAVIDWTLSQPSVQTVTAGCDPDNIASKRVLEKSGMQLVESREKILVWKLSKTASVK, encoded by the coding sequence ATGGAAAAAATTTTTACCCCACGCTTAGAGCTAGTACCTTTTAAACTAGAATTAGTAGAAAAAGCCATCCTTGGAAATGCTGAATTAGCATCATTTATGGGTGTTAGAGTGTTATCCGATTGGCATGAGCAAGACTTTTTTGTAAGTTTGCCATTCATTGCAGATATTCTACATCAATATCCATTACAAGGTGAATGGGGGTGGGGAACTTTAATCATTCATAGAGCAGAAAATATACTTATTGGTCACGTTATGGTGAAAATTATTCCTGATAGTACAGGTTCTCCTTCAGGTTCTTTAGAAATTGGTTATTATGTAGCTTCATTATATCGACGACAAGGATATGCCTCTGAAGCGACAAAAGCTGTAATAGATTGGACATTATCTCAACCTAGTGTGCAAACTGTGACGGCTGGATGCGATCCTGATAATATAGCTTCAAAGCGAGTGTTAGAAAAAAGTGGGATGCAGCTTGTAGAATCTCGAGAAAAGATATTAGTGTGGAAATTAAGCAAAACAGCTAGCGTCAAGTAA
- a CDS encoding ABC transporter ATP-binding protein/permease, producing MQTSSVREQTTTNPFSVLTQFWDDVKIVAQPYWYPTQAEGRVFADVIRSWGMLILLVFLIVAFVGTNTANSYWNRYVIDIVIEDKSLDKYNNTLLPSCLILLGMVLLVTSLRYVRKKVTLDWYKWLNNYILDKYFSNQAYYKINFKSNIDNPDQRISQEVEPITSNALRFSTSLLEKLLEMGSTLLILLTVSREITIYLIIYTIIGNLVFVYLNQTINKVTQEEIAFKADFAYCLTHVRNHAESIAFFHGEEDELNIIQRRFNNVLATAERRLNLEKGQDAFGRAYQSAIGVFSMFILTPLFIQDQIDYGEINQVSFACFIFSNALGELIAEFGTSGRFSGYVKRLAEFSDALQAVSKQPDKIKTIQVIEEKRLAFENVTLQTPNYEQVIVEDLSLSVQQGEGLLIVGPSGRGKSSLLRAIAGLWNAGSGRLVRPPLEEVLFLPQRPYIILGTLREQLLYPHTNRKVSDCELTAILQQVNLQHLLTRVGGFDTEVPWENILSLGEQQRLAFARLLITHPSFTILDEATSALDLHNEGNLYQQLQETKTTFISVGHRESLFNYHQWVLELSQESSWQLLSIKDYCKQKGIADKSVKKEQVTIDVLPKNELKIKSENSTTTTIVGLSHHEIQLLTNYAISTIRSKANRGEPITTKDNLTYHYNKDPKVAKWIKK from the coding sequence ATGCAAACTTCGTCTGTACGTGAGCAAACCACAACAAATCCTTTTTCCGTATTAACTCAATTTTGGGATGATGTAAAAATAGTTGCTCAACCTTATTGGTATCCAACACAAGCAGAAGGAAGAGTATTTGCAGATGTGATTCGTTCATGGGGAATGCTGATTCTGCTTGTGTTTTTAATAGTTGCATTTGTAGGTACAAACACTGCCAATAGTTACTGGAATCGCTATGTAATTGATATCGTTATTGAAGACAAAAGTCTAGATAAATATAATAATACTTTGTTACCTTCCTGTCTTATTCTTCTAGGAATGGTTCTCTTAGTAACTTCTTTAAGATATGTTAGAAAGAAAGTTACTCTTGACTGGTATAAATGGTTAAATAATTATATTTTAGACAAATATTTTAGCAATCAAGCTTATTATAAAATCAATTTTAAGTCTAATATTGATAATCCCGATCAACGTATATCCCAAGAAGTTGAGCCTATTACTAGTAATGCTTTGAGGTTTTCGACTAGTCTACTAGAAAAACTCTTAGAAATGGGAAGTACTTTATTAATTCTCTTGACTGTTTCTAGAGAGATTACAATTTACTTAATTATTTACACAATTATTGGTAATTTAGTATTCGTTTACCTAAATCAAACAATAAATAAAGTTACTCAAGAAGAAATTGCATTTAAGGCAGACTTTGCTTATTGTCTAACTCATGTTCGTAATCACGCTGAATCGATTGCTTTTTTTCATGGAGAAGAAGACGAATTAAATATAATCCAGCGCCGATTTAATAATGTTTTAGCAACTGCTGAACGTAGACTGAATTTGGAGAAAGGACAAGATGCTTTTGGTAGAGCCTATCAGTCTGCTATTGGTGTATTTTCAATGTTTATTCTTACTCCTTTATTTATTCAAGATCAAATTGATTATGGTGAAATTAACCAAGTAAGTTTTGCTTGCTTTATTTTTTCTAATGCTTTGGGAGAGTTAATAGCTGAATTTGGAACTTCAGGGCGATTTTCTGGCTATGTAAAGCGTTTAGCTGAGTTCTCAGATGCACTACAAGCTGTTAGCAAACAACCAGATAAGATTAAGACTATTCAAGTTATAGAAGAAAAACGGTTAGCTTTTGAGAATGTCACATTACAAACGCCAAATTACGAGCAAGTAATTGTTGAAGATTTGTCACTTTCCGTTCAACAAGGTGAAGGGTTATTAATTGTAGGGCCTAGTGGTAGGGGTAAGAGTTCTTTGTTAAGAGCGATTGCAGGTTTATGGAACGCAGGAAGTGGTCGCTTGGTGCGTCCTCCCCTAGAAGAAGTCTTATTTTTACCTCAACGTCCTTACATTATTTTGGGAACGCTGCGGGAACAGTTGCTATACCCGCATACAAATAGGAAAGTGAGCGATTGCGAACTCACAGCAATTTTACAACAAGTTAACCTACAACACTTACTTACCCGTGTAGGCGGCTTTGATACAGAAGTTCCTTGGGAAAATATTTTGTCTTTAGGAGAACAACAACGCCTAGCTTTTGCACGACTATTAATTACCCATCCTAGTTTCACCATCTTAGATGAAGCAACAAGCGCCTTAGATTTGCACAACGAAGGTAATTTATATCAACAATTACAGGAGACAAAAACAACATTTATTAGTGTTGGACATAGAGAAAGTTTATTTAATTATCATCAATGGGTATTAGAGCTTTCGCAAGAGTCTAGTTGGCAACTTCTTTCCATAAAAGATTATTGCAAACAAAAAGGTATTGCTGATAAATCAGTTAAAAAGGAGCAAGTAACAATCGATGTTTTACCTAAAAATGAACTCAAGATAAAATCAGAAAATTCAACAACCACTACAATTGTAGGGCTGTCTCATCACGAAATTCAACTTCTCACAAACTATGCTATTAGCACTATCAGAAGCAAAGCAAATCGAGGAGAACCTATCACCACAAAAGATAACCTAACTTACCACTACAACAAAGACCCAAAAGTAGCCAAATGGATCAAAAAATAG
- a CDS encoding patatin-like phospholipase family protein, whose product MTDLADTQIVLTFDGVDDYIDFGRNDLGGVFAQGSTAFTVSGWINPHELTNKATSYGTRNVFFARSSERYSDNFEFGISETGSLDVYIDETVSKGIKTFGRGELTIRQWHFFAIVFNNGQVTVYLNDNEYTDSFRGSALNKATSSITLGATLHKQVYFKGQLANISVWNYPLTHEQIQTHRLDLIVGDEEGLVAYWKLNDGQGTTVKNQKGKSYQGNFRGNPSWELAQISFATQLSPQVPLAEPTSNQEDIQIDTEVISDISEENISILTTDLLAATIPLKSSEEDQTQGITQIDINSEESDINLTLITLQSNEDQPKTEQTEVSENIPQPPTFTQEEVPEIMNTEASPKYKILAIDGGGIRGIIPAFLLAEIERRTQKPIFSLFDLIAGTSSGGILALGLTKPRLNTDVSDNSPVAEYTAEDLIQLFIEYGVEIFYEPLFERILGPLEDIFLQPKYPSKSKQEILKQYFSDSLLENSLKEVFVTSYDIEQRLPIFFTNQLEKQEVESKKFRKLCAGFSLLDAALATSATPTYFAPHRIASVQNTNGFYTLIDGGVFANNPAHLAILEAQINSKRQANKTLNLEDILVVSLGTGSLTSAYPYNEVKNWGLLQWGRPLLNIVFDSGSEVVSGELERLFESSDKAAKSYYYRFQALLDGDVEEIDNIKLKNTRQLQTIAHRLISESSQQIDELCRLLLS is encoded by the coding sequence GTGACAGACCTAGCAGATACACAAATAGTTTTAACATTTGATGGGGTAGATGATTATATAGATTTTGGCAGAAATGATCTGGGTGGTGTTTTTGCTCAAGGAAGTACAGCATTTACTGTCTCCGGATGGATAAATCCACATGAATTAACAAATAAAGCTACTAGTTACGGAACACGTAATGTATTCTTTGCTCGTTCTTCAGAGCGATACAGTGATAATTTTGAATTTGGCATCAGTGAGACAGGTAGCCTAGATGTTTACATTGATGAAACTGTTAGCAAGGGTATTAAAACCTTTGGCAGAGGAGAATTGACTATAAGACAATGGCACTTTTTTGCTATTGTTTTTAACAATGGTCAAGTTACAGTATATCTTAATGATAATGAGTACACTGATTCTTTTAGAGGGTCAGCTTTAAATAAAGCCACAAGTTCGATAACTCTGGGAGCAACTTTACACAAACAGGTATATTTCAAAGGACAATTAGCCAACATTAGTGTTTGGAATTATCCACTTACTCACGAACAAATTCAAACCCATCGCCTTGACCTCATAGTTGGGGATGAAGAAGGACTTGTGGCTTATTGGAAATTAAATGATGGGCAAGGCACAACTGTAAAAAATCAAAAAGGGAAATCATATCAAGGAAATTTCCGTGGTAATCCTAGTTGGGAATTAGCACAAATTTCTTTCGCAACACAATTATCTCCTCAAGTTCCACTTGCAGAACCAACATCAAATCAAGAAGATATTCAAATTGACACAGAAGTTATATCTGATATCTCAGAAGAAAATATTTCTATTTTAACTACAGATTTATTAGCAGCAACAATCCCATTAAAAAGTAGTGAAGAAGACCAAACACAGGGAATTACCCAGATAGATATAAATAGTGAAGAATCTGATATTAACCTCACTCTGATTACTCTCCAATCAAATGAAGATCAGCCTAAAACAGAGCAAACAGAAGTTTCTGAAAACATCCCACAACCGCCAACATTCACACAGGAGGAAGTGCCAGAAATAATGAATACAGAAGCGAGTCCCAAATATAAAATACTTGCCATTGATGGCGGCGGTATTCGGGGCATAATTCCTGCATTCCTACTAGCAGAAATAGAAAGACGTACACAAAAGCCTATATTTAGTTTATTTGATTTAATTGCCGGTACTTCAAGTGGTGGAATTTTAGCGCTCGGACTAACTAAACCTCGATTAAATACAGATGTGTCTGATAACTCACCAGTGGCTGAATACACTGCTGAGGATCTCATACAACTATTTATTGAGTATGGGGTAGAAATATTTTATGAGCCATTGTTTGAAAGAATACTTGGCCCTTTAGAAGATATATTCCTCCAACCAAAATATCCTTCCAAAAGCAAACAAGAAATTTTGAAACAATATTTTAGTGATAGCCTTTTAGAAAATAGTCTTAAAGAAGTCTTTGTCACTAGTTATGATATAGAACAGCGCCTTCCCATATTTTTTACCAATCAACTAGAAAAACAAGAGGTAGAATCGAAAAAGTTTCGCAAATTATGTGCTGGTTTTTCGCTCCTAGATGCAGCATTAGCCACTAGTGCCACTCCCACTTATTTTGCTCCCCATCGCATTGCCAGCGTTCAAAATACCAACGGCTTTTATACTTTAATAGATGGTGGTGTATTTGCTAATAATCCAGCCCACCTAGCTATTTTAGAAGCCCAAATTAATAGTAAACGCCAAGCAAACAAAACCCTCAATCTGGAAGATATCTTAGTAGTGTCTTTAGGTACAGGTTCGTTAACAAGCGCTTATCCTTATAATGAAGTCAAAAATTGGGGTCTTTTGCAATGGGGGAGACCACTTTTAAATATTGTGTTTGATAGTGGTAGCGAAGTAGTATCTGGAGAATTAGAACGATTATTTGAATCTAGTGATAAAGCAGCTAAAAGTTATTATTATCGCTTTCAAGCTTTGTTAGATGGTGATGTAGAAGAAATAGATAACATTAAACTAAAAAATACTCGTCAACTACAAACAATAGCCCATCGACTGATTTCTGAAAGTAGTCAACAAATCGATGAGCTTTGTCGTCTATTGTTAAGCTGA
- a CDS encoding MvdD family ATP-grasp ribosomal peptide maturase has translation MTVLIVTFSNDNESIPLVIKEIEDRGEKAFRFDTDRYPTEVKLDIYSGDTERVIITDGEQQLDLREVSSVWYRRMRYGHKIPNSMDKQYRDASIQECRATVRGMIASLQGFHFDKMSNVDRANNKQLQLQVAKEVGLLTPRTLTSNNPEAVKQFAQECQQGIITKMLSSFAIYDDQGRENVVFTTPVTNEDLENMEGLRFCPMTFQENIPKALELRTTIVGHQVFTAAVDSQSLAGSTFDWRKEGKSLSKNWQPYNLPEDIEKKLLKLMAYFGLNYGAIDIIVTPDGRYVFLEVNPVGEFFWMEIYSPHYQISQAIAEVLLTNKN, from the coding sequence ATGACAGTATTAATAGTTACATTTAGCAACGACAACGAAAGCATTCCTCTAGTCATCAAAGAAATTGAGGACAGAGGAGAAAAAGCTTTCCGGTTCGACACAGACAGATATCCCACCGAAGTCAAACTAGATATTTATTCCGGTGATACTGAGAGGGTAATTATTACTGATGGCGAACAGCAGCTAGATTTGCGTGAAGTGTCTTCAGTTTGGTATCGGCGGATGCGCTACGGACACAAAATCCCCAACTCAATGGACAAGCAATACAGAGATGCGTCAATTCAGGAATGTCGCGCCACTGTTAGGGGAATGATTGCCAGCCTTCAAGGATTCCACTTCGATAAAATGTCCAATGTGGATAGGGCGAATAATAAGCAACTACAGTTACAAGTTGCTAAAGAAGTAGGGCTTTTAACTCCCCGTACCTTAACTTCCAACAATCCCGAAGCAGTCAAGCAATTTGCTCAAGAGTGTCAGCAAGGGATAATCACCAAGATGCTTTCTTCCTTTGCTATATATGATGATCAGGGACGAGAAAACGTAGTGTTTACCACTCCAGTTACAAATGAGGATCTGGAGAATATGGAAGGACTACGTTTTTGTCCGATGACTTTCCAAGAAAATATACCAAAAGCGTTGGAGTTGCGGACAACGATTGTGGGACACCAAGTATTTACAGCCGCAGTAGATTCGCAAAGTTTGGCAGGCTCTACTTTCGACTGGCGTAAAGAGGGAAAAAGCTTATCGAAGAATTGGCAACCCTACAACTTACCAGAGGATATTGAGAAGAAGTTACTCAAACTCATGGCTTATTTTGGCTTAAACTATGGAGCAATTGACATTATTGTCACCCCCGATGGTCGTTACGTATTTCTAGAAGTTAACCCTGTCGGAGAATTTTTTTGGATGGAAATATACTCACCACACTATCAGATTTCTCAGGCGATCGCAGAAGTATTACTAACTAATAAAAACTAG
- a CDS encoding MvdC family ATP-grasp ribosomal peptide maturase, with protein MQVSGDVVLLITHSGDFFTIDRVAQALSKKGAQPFRLDTDKFPLEVDLTAHFDKSKTYHTIEYNNHSISTQQVQAVWMRRIWEPQFSQELVPKFRDACIKESSATLEGFWDSLKDAHWVDNLERIDYAGNKLRQLRVASEVGFTIPKTLVTNKAEAAREFFGQVNGKMVSKLLTALSRSMEANSSFFLYTSTVKEEDLQDAESLRYCPMVFQEQIPKQQELRVVYVNGNVFVGALNAEVYAGAKVDWRKPGVDVGAWQHHQLPDEVVRRLQAFMGKFGLSFGSLDFIVTPSGEYVFLEVNPTGEWGMLEKDLDLPISSAIADALIAG; from the coding sequence ATGCAAGTGTCTGGTGATGTTGTTCTATTAATTACCCATAGTGGTGATTTCTTCACAATAGATAGAGTGGCACAAGCCTTGTCAAAAAAAGGGGCGCAACCATTTCGTCTAGATACTGATAAGTTTCCTTTGGAAGTAGACTTAACAGCACATTTTGACAAGTCCAAAACCTATCACACCATAGAATATAACAACCACTCTATCAGCACACAGCAGGTGCAAGCTGTCTGGATGCGCCGCATTTGGGAACCACAATTTAGTCAAGAGTTAGTGCCAAAGTTTCGAGATGCTTGCATTAAGGAATCAAGCGCAACTTTAGAAGGTTTTTGGGACAGCCTCAAGGACGCTCATTGGGTAGATAATTTAGAGCGCATAGATTATGCAGGTAACAAGCTGCGTCAACTGCGGGTTGCATCTGAAGTAGGTTTTACTATTCCCAAAACTCTTGTTACCAACAAAGCCGAAGCAGCTAGAGAGTTTTTTGGGCAAGTTAACGGCAAAATGGTGAGTAAGCTTTTAACTGCGCTTTCCCGCAGTATGGAAGCTAATTCTTCCTTCTTCCTTTACACTAGCACCGTTAAAGAAGAAGACTTACAAGATGCCGAGTCACTGCGTTATTGCCCAATGGTATTTCAAGAGCAAATTCCCAAACAACAGGAATTGCGAGTAGTGTATGTAAATGGCAATGTATTTGTAGGAGCGCTCAATGCAGAGGTGTATGCAGGCGCTAAAGTTGATTGGCGTAAACCAGGTGTTGATGTTGGTGCATGGCAACACCACCAGCTTCCTGATGAAGTGGTACGTCGCCTGCAAGCCTTCATGGGTAAATTTGGGCTGTCATTTGGATCGTTAGATTTCATCGTCACGCCATCAGGGGAATACGTCTTTTTGGAAGTCAACCCTACAGGAGAGTGGGGAATGCTGGAGAAAGATTTAGACTTGCCAATTTCGAGTGCGATCGCTGATGCTCTGATTGCTGGATAA
- a CDS encoding microviridin/marinostatin family tricyclic proteinase inhibitor, giving the protein MSTNTVKTANVEAVPFFARFLEEQAAQASDTAPINTFKYPSDFEDY; this is encoded by the coding sequence ATGTCTACCAACACAGTCAAAACAGCAAATGTAGAAGCTGTACCATTCTTTGCCCGTTTCTTGGAAGAGCAAGCTGCCCAAGCTTCTGATACTGCTCCTATCAATACTTTTAAATATCCTTCCGATTTTGAAGACTACTAA
- a CDS encoding microviridin/marinostatin family tricyclic proteinase inhibitor has protein sequence MSTNTVKPANVEVVPFFARFLEEQPVAEVSDTAPFETRKYPSDWEEY, from the coding sequence ATGTCTACAAACACAGTTAAACCAGCAAACGTGGAAGTTGTACCATTCTTTGCCCGGTTCTTAGAAGAGCAGCCAGTAGCTGAAGTATCAGATACTGCTCCTTTCGAGACTCGCAAGTATCCTTCCGATTGGGAAGAATACTAA
- a CDS encoding microviridin/marinostatin family tricyclic proteinase inhibitor — protein sequence MSTRKVKTVDVGMVPFFVRFLEGQNAEGEGTETPSFPWTFKYPSDLEDK from the coding sequence ATGTCTACACGTAAAGTTAAGACAGTGGATGTTGGAATGGTTCCATTCTTTGTGCGCTTTTTGGAAGGACAAAATGCTGAAGGTGAAGGAACAGAGACTCCCTCTTTTCCTTGGACTTTCAAGTATCCTTCAGATTTGGAAGACAAGTAA